AAGCTGAAGTCGGGCCCCCTGGGCGGCGACCAGCAGTTGGGCGCCCTGATCACCGACGGCGAGATCGACCTGGTGATCTTCTTCTGGGATCCCATGATGGCCCAGCCCCACGACGTGGACGTCAAGGCCCTGCTGCGTATCGCCGTGGTGTACAACATCCCGATGGCCTGCAACCGGGCCACTGCCGACTTCGTGATCTCGTCGGCCCTGATGGACGAGGAGTACGAACCCATCCTGAAGGACTACGACGAATACCTGACGCGGACGGTGCCGGGCACCTCCGGATAGGCGCCTCAACGGGCCCATGGAAGGGCTGGAACGTGGTATCATTGCCGAAGCGGGCCGTCCAAGGGGGGACGGCGCGTGCGACCAATGGAATAGGTGCGAATCCCGATGAAACGACTGCTCGTTCTCTTGATCGTGGTCGGGTCGATGACGGCCCCGGGGCCGGGAATCGCCCAGTCCCTCGGTTTCTTCTACCCGATCTCCTGTATCGACGACGGGGATCTGATCATCCCGTTCACGATGTACGAAGAGGCTGTCGTGCGCCTCGTGATCGGCGATTCGTCGACCGATCTGCCGGTTCGGACCCTCGTCGATGGCGTGCTGGCCGCCGGGCAACACGAGGTGGTCTTCGACGGCCGTGACGAATCGGGCGAACCGCTCATCCCGGGCTCATATACCGCCCTCCTCGACGGCCCGGACGGATTGTCGAGCCGACAATTCGTCGTCCGGTGCGGCGAAGGGCTCTTTCTCGGGCCGGGTCTGGTCATCGACGGCCGCACGGTCCTCCGGCCGATCATGATGTCCATCGACGGCGGTGCCGTGGCCGATCTCGGCATCTACGACGCCACCGGCACGACGCGCGTGAGCGACCTGTGGCAGGGAACCGTGGGTGAGGCAACGGGATTGAGCTGGAACGGGAACGGCAGCAATGGGCCGCTTCCGGCCGGCGACTACATCATGCGGATGGACAGCGACGTCCTCGACGTGGATGTTCCCTTCTCCTTCGATCCCTATCCCCCGCTCGAACTGACGCTGACCATGGTCGGCGCCGACGGGATTCCGGTCGTCGCCGGCTCGTCCCCGAACACCTCTGCGCAAGTCACCGGTCCTCTGCAGCAGATGACCGCGACCTTCGATCGTCCTCTCACGCCCGCGGAGATCGGGATCCTCACCGATCCGAACTTCGCGCTGGATGGATTCCTCGCCGGACGGGCCCGTCCCATCAATCCCACCGTGTGGCCCGACTCGACCGGCATCACCTGGCCGTCATTCACGAACTCCTGCGACTGGCGGGATATTGCGGGATCGGGCCGGCTCGAGACCTTGAACATGTGCATCGGGGACGAGGTCGCATTCGTGCTGGGGTACGACCACGAGGGAATCACCTGGCGCGATGGCACCTGCACCCCGCGCGGTGAAACCGATCCCACCGACTGGCAGACGGGCCCCGGACCATTCCGGTCCACGGTTGCCGGCTTCATGGACCCCCCCTGCGGGAATCCCCTGCTCGCGGGCGAGGTCGCCGAGTTCCGCTTCTACATACCAACCCACGGCGCGGTCAAGATTAGGATCGTCGATTCATCCGGGTACTTCATCCGGACCCTGACCTACGACAACTACGATAGCGGCTACCACACGCTGATCTGGGACCGTACCCGCTTCGACGGGATGGAAGTGCCTCCCGGCCTGTACCACGTGATGTGGGACGGCCTGGGTGTGGATCAGAACCGCGTCGTCGCCTCGGGCGACATCCTCGTCAGCGACCTGCCCGCCGCCGCCCCCGACGGCGAGCTGCAGGTGGCGCGCCCCGCCCTGCTGGGCAACCACCCCAACCCCTTCAACCCGGCGACGACCATCGCCTTCGCCCTGCCCGCGCCGGGCGACGCGCGCGTCACGGTGGTCGGGCTGGACGGCCGCGTGGTCGCCCGTCTCGCCGACGGCCCCTTCGCCGCCGGACGACACGAAGTGGTTTGGAACGGCCGAGACGCCGGCGGCAGGCCGGTCGCCTCGGGCGCCTACCTGTGCCGGCTCGAGGCGGGCGGCACGACGTCGACCCGCCGCCTCATGCTGCTGAAGTAGAGATCCGCACGAACCCGAAAGGGCGCGAGCATGGACGCCCGCAAGAACATCGCACTCGTGGCCCACGACAACCGCAAGCGCGACCTCATCGAGTGGGTCGAGTTCAACGTCGAGCTGCTGCTCGACCACGAACTGACCTGCACCGGGACCACGGGCCGCCTCGTGGAGGAGGCGATCCGGGCCAAGGTGCCGGCGGCGAAGATCCCGAAGGGGTTCGCGATCCGGAAGCTGAAGTCGGGCCCCTTGGGCGGCGACCAGCAGTTGGGCGCCCTGATCACCGAGGGCGACATCGACCTCGTCATCTTCTTCTGGGACCCCATGGAGGCCCAGCCCCACGACGTCGACGTCAAGGCCCTGCTGCGCATCGCCGTCGTTTACAACATCCCCATGGCCTGCAACCGCTCGAGCGCCGACTTCATGATTTCCTCGCCGCTGATGCACAAACGCTACGACCCCATCCTGAAGGACTACAGCACCTACCTCCAGCGTTCGGTGCCGGACGGGGACTGAGGCCGGGCGGTTCGCGCCGAATCGGCGCTTCACGGCAGTATTTCCGGTCGAACTTTCCCTCAGGTCCGCTGCCGGGATGACGAAATCTAAAGACCACGCGTAAATCCGGCTGCAGGGATCCAGAACTCGGTCCGCCTGCCGGTCTCGTTGTCCGTGCAAACGTCCAGGAGCGGAATCATGCGCATCACCCACCGGATCGGGCTCGTCGGGGGGCTTCCCCTCTTCATCCTCGCGGTCATCGCCTGGCAGGTCATGAGCCCGAAGCTCGTCCTGCGGAGCGGCAGCCAGAAGTGGAAGGACAGCACGACCGTGATGATCGCCTGCTCATCGCTGGCGCGGGACCTTCAGGTCGAGCGCGGGGCGACCGCGGTCCACCTCAAGGGGGGCCCACGGGCTCCCGTCGAGGCGGCCCGCAAGGACACCGACGCCGCCGCCGCCGAATTCCGGACCACCCTCGACGGTCTCGGCCTGGGTCAGGACAGCCGCGCCGCCCTGGACGCGGTCGCGGACGCTGTCGCCGGCATGCGGCGCCAGGCGGACGGCGGCAGCCCCGTCGGCGACGTCGTCAAGGCGTACACTTCGAACATCCAGGTCCTCGTGGACCGCGTGCAGGACGAGGCCCAGCAGAAGACCGACAAGGGCGTCGGCAAACGCTTCCTCGCCCTGGCCTCCCTCGAACAGACCAAGGAGTACGCCGGGCGCTTCCGGGCCAATCTCGCCGGAGCGGCCGCCGCCGACAAGGCCCTCACCTCGATCCAGGTCGTGGCCCTCGCCGCCCTGCACGAGCGGGCCGCGGGCGGGCTCGCGTCGCCGATCCTCGTCCTCGACGGCAACAACCGGGAGAAGCTGGGCGCCGTGCTCGCCTCGTCCCAGTGGAAGCACACCGAAGACTACTACGAGACGGTCATGGCCCGGTCCCAGGCCGGCGGCTACGGACTCGATGCGCAGCAGGTCTTCGGCGACGTGACCGGGGTCATCGACCAGGTCGACGCCGTCCTGCAGGACCAGTACAGCCGGGTGGCCGACCTGACCGACAAGATCTACCACGACGCCAACGTCTCGCTCGTCGGCTGGAGCCTGGCCCTGCTGGTCGCGTTCGTCGGCAGCGCCCTGATCACGCTGCGGGTGAGCACGCGCCTGACGGCCGCCATGGCCGAGGCCCTCGACCTCGCCGACGCCATCGCCCAGGGCGACACCTCGCGCCGGATCCACGTGTCCGGGCGGGACGAACTGTCCCGCCTCGGTACGGCCCTCAACCGCATGGCCGATTCGCTCGCGGAGCAGGCGGCCGTGGCCGAACACATCGCCGGTGGCGACCTCACCGTCTCGGTGCAGGTGGCGTCGGACCGCGACCGCTTCGGACTTGCCCTGCGCAACATGGTCGAGCGGCTGCGCGACCTGATCGGGCAGGTGCGGGTCAACTCGGACCGGGTGGCCACCGGTGCCCGCGAGATCTCGGACACGGGCCAGTCGCTCAGCCAGGGCACCACCGAGCAGGCGGCTTCGCTGCAGCAGATCTCCGCCTCGGTGACGGAGATCAGCGATCGGACCCGCGAGAACGCCGACGGGGCCCGCAGCGCGAGCGAAGCAACGCGCACGGTCCAGGAAGCCGCCGACGCCGGCAGCGCCCGCATGCAGGCCCTGCGCGGCGCCATGGAGGAGATCAGCGCCTCCAGCGCGCGCATCGCCGTCATCATCAAGACGGTCGACGACATCGCCTTCCAGACCAACCTGTTGGCTCTGAACGCGGCCGTCGAGGCCGCGCGCGCCGGCTCCCACGGCAGGGGATTCGCCGTCGTGGCCGAGGAGGTCCGGCAGCTGGCCGGACGCAGCGCCAAGGCGGCCCGGGAGACCAGCGAACTGATCGCGGACACGACCGGCAAGGTCCGGCAGGGGACCGAACTGTCAGCCGACGCGGCGGAGTCGTTCGAAGCCATCGCCGCGGACGTGAACCGGGCTGCGACCATGGTCGACGAGATCGCCCGAACCGCCGTCGACCAGGCGACCTCGATCGCCGAGATCAGCGACGGTCTGCGCCAGGTGGACACGGTGGTCCAGCAGAGCTCGGCCAACGCCGAGGAACTCGCGTCGGCCTCGCAGATGCTGGTCGACGAGTCCCGCAACCTGCAGAACCAGATCGGGGCGTTCCGGACCGGCGGACACGCCGCCGCGCCGTCGGCCGCCGCCGGGCCGGCCGCGCCGGGCCGCATCGAACTGCCTGCCCCCACCCCGGTGCCCGCGTTCGCGCCGGATGACGCTTTCGGCGTCCCGGACGAGGTCCCCGTGCTGACCGGCGATTGGGGCTAGGACGCGACCCTCCGTGGTGAACCGGGTGGCGGCGCCCGCGTGGATGAGCTAGGCTCCCCGCGCGGGCGCCGCTTTCCGCCGCGCCCGGTTCCCCCAGCGAGGAGACCGTTCGTGCGCCGTATCCTGCCCTGCCTCATCCTGCTGGCCGCCGGAGCGGCTGCCGCCGACACCGACCTGGCCACCTTCGAGGCCCGCTTCCACGACGAGACCCTCCGCGTCGACTACTTCCACACGGGGAATGCCGACGAGGAGATCGTCTCGCTCGACCAGATGTGGCGCCAGGGCACCTGGGCCGGCAGCCGCACCCGGCTCGTGGACGACCTGGACCTCGGCCGCTACTACGCCAAGGCCTACGACAGGGAAAGCGGCGAACTGGTCTGGTCGCGCGGCTTCGATTCGTACTTCGGCGAGTGGAAGACGACGGCCCGCGCGGGCACCGGCGAGCGCCGCACCTACCACGAGTCGGCGCTGCTGCCCATGCCGAAGATGCCCATCGTCTTCACGCTGGAAGTGCGCGGCGACGACAACGGGCTGCGCGAGATCTTCCGGCGCGAGATCGAGCCGGACGACTGGCACATCCGGCGCGACGCCCTGCCGGGCGGCGTGCGCGTGTTCGAGACCGCCGTCTCGGGCGACCCGCACCAGCGGGTCGACATCGCCATCGTCGGCGACGGCTACACCCCCCTCGAGACGGACAAGTTCGCGGCCGACTGCCGGCGCTTCGCCGACACCATGCTGAACCACGAGCCCTACGCGAGCCGCCGCGACCAGTTCAACGTGTGGGGCGTGCTGCGGTCGTCCCTCGAGAGCGGCTGCGACGAACCGAGCCGCGGCGTGCACCGCAACACCGCCCTCGGCAGCACCTTCGACTCCCTCGACAGCGAGCGCTACCTGCTCACCGAGGACAACCGCGCCATCCGCGACATCGCCGCCCACGCGCCCTACGACGTGCTCTACATCATGGTGAACCACGAGCGCTACGGCGGCGGCGGCATCTACAACCTGTTCTGCACCTTCACCAGCGACAACCAGTGGAGCGAGTACGTCTTCCTGCACGAGTTCGGGCACAGCTTCGCCGGGCTCGCCGACGAGTACTACACCTCGAGCACCGGCTACGACGAGTTCTACAAGCCGGGCCGCGAGCCCAACGAGCGCAACATCACGGCGCTGCGCGACCCCGCGCACCTGAAGTGGGGCGACCTCGCGACGCCGGGCGTGGCGCTGCCCACCCCCTGGGACCAGGACGACTACGACAAGGCGGACGTGGCCTACCAGACCGAGCGCGGCGCCATCAACGACGAGATCGCGCGGCTGATGACGTCGGGTGCGCCCGCGGCCGAGGTCGAGGCGGCCAAGGCCCGGGGCGAGGAGCTCTCGCTGCGGCACCAGCTCGAGGTCGACGCGTGGTTCGCGGCCAATCCGGCCCACGGGAAGGTCGGGGCGTTCCAAGGCGCGGGCTACATGGCGCGCGGCATGTACCGGGCCGAGCTCGACTGCATCATGTTCACCAAGGGGATCAAACCCTTCTGCGCGGCCTGCGAGCGGGGCATCCGCGAGGTGATCGAGCGCTACCGCGAGTAGGGCCCCGCCGGATCCGCCCTTGATGGCCCGCCCCGGCGGGCCTTTCTTATGCGCAACCCTTTGTTGAAATTTTCGTATATATTTCAACAAACCTGACCCGGAGGACGCCCGTGACCCGATCCACAGCCCATCCCATCGCCGGCCGGCGCCAGCTCGAGGCCCTCGCCTCGCCGGTGCGGCAGGAGATCGTCGACGCCCTGCAGGCCCTCGGTCCGGCCACCGTGGCCGAGATCGCCGCCGAGCTGAACCGGGCCCCCGACTCGCTCTACTACCATCTGCGCCTGCTGCGGAAGGTCGACCTGGTGCGCGAGGCGGGCACTCGCGACGACGGACCCCGCCCGGAAAAGGTGTACGACCTGCCCGGCCGCCCCCTGCGCATGCGCTACGAGTCGTCGCGCCCCGTGCGCCGCGCCATCGGGCGCACCGTGGCCGGAGTGCTGCGCCTGGCCGAGCGCGACTTCGACGCCGCCCTCGACCGGGTGACCATCGTCGACGGCCGGCCCGACCGCCCCCTCACCGGCGGGCGCCTCAAGGCCTGGCTCACCCCGGCCCAGCGCGACCGCCTGCTGGCGCTGCTCGGCGAGATCGACGAGCTCATGGCCGGCGGCGGCAAGGCCCCGGACTCCGAACTGTACGCCCTGACCCGGGTGCTCGTGCCCCTGGACCCCCACCGCCGCCTGCGCTCCGACCGCGCCGACGACGATCGAAAGGACCCTTGAGATGAAGCATCGCCACGACCTCCCCCTCGCCGTCGCAGCGGCCGGCTGCCTTGCCGCCGCCCTCTGCCTGAGCGCGACCGCCACCGCCACCGCAGGCACCGGCCTGCGCCGGGACGGCGCGTCGGCGCCCGCCGCCGTCGTCATCACCGGCGCGGCGAGCACCCTCGGCGTCGACGGCCCGTTCCGGCTCGTCGTCGCGAGCGACGGCCGCTACCGCCTCGAACTCGGCGGCCCCCTGCCCCAGGTCACGGGCTGGGATGGCACGACCGCCTGGGACCGCGACTGGAACGGCACCTCGCGCCCCCTTCACCTGCGCGACCGCGACCAGGCCGTGCTCGACGGGCTCTTCCTCGCCGGCGCCTGGCCCGACGCCGACGACGGCGGGCGCCTGGTGTGGAGCGCATCCGTCCCGCGCGAGGGCGGCGGCGTGCAAAGGCCCTTCACCCACGGCGACCGCGGCCTGCACGGCGCGGCCGACGTCGACGCCGAGGGCCGCCTCGTGGCGTTCCGCGTGGGCGTCGGCGACAAGCTGCGCGAGACGGCGTACCGCGGCGAACGCGACTTCGGCGGCGTCCGGTGGCCCGCCGTGGTCGAGCAGACCTCCGACAGCGGCGAGACCGTGACCCTGCGCGCCGAAGAGGTCACCGTCCTGGACGCTCCGAAAGCCGTGACTGCGGCTCTGGCCCCCGCGATCGGTCCCGCCGCGGACCACCGCTTCCTGGCCGACCTGCCCGCCGACCTGGAGATCTTCCGCGCCCCGTCGGGCCACCTGCTGGTGCACCCCCTGCTCGACGGCCGCGACGTGGGGTGGTTCATCTTCGACACGGGCGCCGGCGCCCTGTGTCTCGACAACGCCGCGGCCGATTCGCTCGGCTACGCGGGCTTCGGCGAGATCACGGCCAAGGGCGTGGGCGGCGACGTGAAGAGCGCCTTCTATCGCGGCGCGAGCCTGCAGCTGGGCCCCCTGGTCATGGACGACCCGGCCTACGTCGGCCTGGACCTGCAGTTCCTCTCGGGCTATTTCGGCAAGCCGCTGGCCGGCGTGCTCGGCTACGGGGTGCTCGCGCGCGCGGTGGTCGAGTTCGACCACCAGGCGCCGCGCATCGCCCTGCACGACCGCACGACCTATCCCGGCACCGACCTGACCTGGACCCCGCTCTTCCTCTTCGGCCGCCACCCCTGCGTGCCGGGCGCCTTCGAGGGCCACGACGCGGTGTTCCGCCTCGACACCGGCGCCGACGGCACGCTGACCTTCCACCAGCCCACGGTCGAGCGGCTCGGGCTGCTGCGGAACCGGCGCGTGCAGGACACGCAGCTCGGAGGGGTCGGCGGATTCGTGGCGGCCAAGAAGGGGCCCGTGGCCTGGGTCGAGTTGGGCGGACGGCGCTTCGAGCACGTCGAGGCGGCCTTCGCCCTCGCCGAAGAGGGCGCCTTCGCCGACGCGGCCACCGACGGCAACGTGGGGAACGAGCTGCTCGACGACTTCCTGCTGGTGTTCGACTACGGCGGGATGCGCATGGCCCTGACGCCACGCCCCGGGAACTGAGTCCCCGGGGCGCAGCGGGACGGGGGTCCGTCCGGTTCGCGGGTTGCTACCAGTCGATCTCGACGGCCTGGCCGACGCTCGAGGCGATGTCTTCCCAGGATTCGTCGACGGATTGCAGCCCGACCGGCGTCGCCGCGGACTTCGCCGGGCGCGGCGTGAGCTTCGGCGGCGCCAGCGGGGTCCGCGTGGCCTGCGGCGCAGATCTCAGGACCGGCGCCGGGGCCGCCGGCCGCCGGCCCATCTCGCCGTGGCCGCCGCGCAGGGTGAACCGCGCCAGCAGGTCGTGCAGCTCGCTGGCCTGGCCGGACAGCTCCTGGGCCGCCGCCGCGCTCTCCTCGGCGTTGGCGGTGTTGCTCTGGGTGACCTGGTCGATCCGGGTCAGGCCTTCGTTCACCTGCGCGATGCCCTCGGCCTGCTCGCGGCTGGCCTTGGCGATCTCCTCGACCAGGTCGGTCACCTCGCTGACGCGCCCGACGATGTTGCCGAGGGCCTTCTGGGTCTCCTCGGCGATGCGGGTGCCGTTCTCGGCCCGCGCCACCGAACCCTCGATCAGCTCGGAGGTCTCGCTGGCCGCCTTGGCGCTGCGCACCGCGAGGTTGCGCACCTCCTCGGCGACCACGGCGAAGCCCTTGCCGTGGACCCCCGCCCGCGCGGCCTCGACCGCGGCGTTCAGGGCCAGCAGGTTGGTCTGGAAGGCGATGTCGTCGATGACCTTGATGATGCGCCCGATGTCGCGGGCCGAGGTGTTGATCTCCCCGATGGCCGCGACCATCTCCTTCATGCTCGTGTCGCCGCTGCGGGCTTCGGTCCGGGCCTGACCCGCCAGTTCACTGGCGCGTCCGGCACCGTCGGCGTTGGCCTTGGTCTGACCGGTGATCTCGGTCAGCGAGGCGGAGATCTCCTCGACCGAACTGGCCGACTCGGTGGCGCCCTCGGACAGGGACTGGCTCGCCGACGCCACCTCGGAGCTGCCGACGGCGATCTGTTCGCCGGCCGCGCGGATGCGATCCATGACCTCGTTGAGGTCGTTCGCCAGGCGGCGCATGCTCTCGCGGATCACGTCGCCGTCCTCGACGTCCGTGATCTCGAAGGTGAGATCGCCGGCCGCGAGCCGCTGCAGATTCGCCACGACCTCGTGTTCGAGGGTGTCGGCGAAGCGGTCGAGGGTCCGCCCCATCTCGCCGATCTCGTCGCCCCGGGCCAGTTTCAGGCGCCGGTCGAGACGGCCCCGGCCCATGCCGCGGATCATGTCGACGGTCGCGAGCAGCGGCCGCGTCAGGGAGCGGGTGATGAGCAACGCGACGCCGACGATGAGCGCGGCGCCGAACACGCCGACGACCAGCATGGTCATCTGCAGCGCCTTGATGGGCGCGAAGGCCTCGGCCTCGTCGATCTCTGCCAGCAGGCCCCAGCGGAGCTCGCCCACCTCGACCGGCGTGAAGGCCGACAGGACCGGATTGCCGTTGTAGTCGATGATGATGCGGGAGCCGGCCTCGCCCTTGAGGGCGGCATCGGCGGCCTCGGTCTTCACCGCGCCGCGGTTCGGATCGGCGAACGACGGCAGCACCGAGTGGCCGGTCGGGTCGAGATAGGAGTCCGAGCGCATGAGATGGTCCGGACCGATCAGATACGTCTCGCCGGTCTCGCCCATGCCCGAGCGCTCGGTCATGATGGCGTTGATGGCGTCGAGGGGAACCTGCAGGGCGGCGACGCCGATGAAGCGGCCGCCGCCGTCGACGACGGGCGCCCCGAGGAAGGACGCGGGCTCGCCGTTGCTCGGCGCATAGGGCGCGAAGTCGACCAGGGTCGCCCTCTCGCGCGCCTGCCGGAAGCAGTCGGCCAGGCCGCTGTCGGCCAGCGGGCCCGCGAGCAGGTTCGCGCCCAGATCGGACTCCCGGGCCACCGTGAAGACGACGTACCCGTCGACGTCGATGAGGAAGACGTCGTAGTAGCCGTACTCCTGCTGGTACTGGGTGAACCACGGACCGTAGGCGCTCGCCACCGCCTCCCAGCCGATGTTCTCGATCGAGTGCTCGCCGGCGTCGAAGGCGGCGCTCATGTCGGCCATGGCCGTGACGACGGTCGGCATCGTGGCCAGCACGTTCACGTCGCCGACCCGTTCGGCGAAGTAGTTCTCGATCTTGTGCCTCTTGATCTCCCGGACCGCCTCCAGGTGGTCGAACGACGCCTTGCTCAGGGACTTGTCGGCGACACGGATCGAGATCACGCCCATGACGACGAACGGCACCACACTGAGGCCGACGAACGCCAGCACGAGTTGCTTGCCCAGCTTCATGTTCTTCACGACTTGCCTACCTCTTTCGCGGCGATCGGCGCTGATCCGCCTGCGGAATCCGGGGAATGGGACCGGGAGAACGGTCGGGACTTCTGGATTCGCTATCGCCCCCTACGGTTTCCCCTTAAGCCCACGTCGGGGCTGATTTGACCATTCGTGTGATGAGATGCCCGTGTCTCGGAAAATGTGTCCGGGCCGGATCAGGGGGTTCGCCTGGTGGCCTCAAGGTCCCAGCTGGCCGAATTCGAGCTCCAATCCGCCTATTCCACCTCACGAAGCAGGATGCCGGGACGCGGACACATTTTCCGAGGCACAAGGTTCGGGTTGCAATCCACGGCGCGAGGCGCACCATGGGGGAACCCCACCCCAACCCGGGAGCCCCCCCATGAAGCGCCCCCTCCCCCTCCTGATCGCGGTCCTCGCGGCCATGGTGACCCTCGGCCCGGCCTGGGCCGGCACGCCCCTGGAGGCCCGGCTGCAGGCCGCCGTCGACGGATTCGCGGCCGCCAACCTCCAGGCGCCCGGCGTCGTGGTCCACGTGACCTGCCCGCCTTTGGGCCTGGACACGGACTTCACGGCCGGACGGGCCGATCGCGGCCCCGACGCCCCGCTCCTCACCGCCCGGCACACGTTCCGGATCGCCAGCAACACCAAGACCTACGTGGCGGCGGCGGTGCTGCAGCTGGTGGCGGCGGGGGAGTTCGACCTGGACACGCCCCTGGCCGCGGTGCTGCCGGCCCGGCACCGCGAGGCGCTGGCGGCCGACGGCTACGATCTGGCCGCCATGACCCTGGCCCAGGTGCTGTCGCACACGAGCGGCCTGTCCGAGCATCCGGCCGACCCGCGCTACGCCGAGGCCATCGAGGCCGATCCGCAGCGGGAGTGGACGCGGGACGAGCAGGTGCGGCTCTGCGTGGAGTGGCGCGATCCGGAGAGTGCGCCCGGTGAGGCGTTCCACTATTCCGACACGGGATACATCCTGCTGGGCGGCCTGATCGAGGAGCGCACGGGGCTGTCGCTGGGCGCCGCCGTCCATCGGCTGCTGGGCTACGAGGCACTGGGACTCGACGCCACCTGGTGGGAGCGCGACGAGGCGCCGCCGGGCGGGGCCGGACCGCGGGCGCACCAATACTACGGGGACCTCGACACGACCGGCTGGAATCCGACCCTCGACCTCTACGGCGGCGGCGGCCTGATCTGCGACGCTGACGACCTGGGCCGCTTCCTGCGGGCCCTGGTCACCGGCCGGGTGCTGTCACCGGAGATGACCGTCGCCATGCTGGGCCGGGGCGCCCTGAACTACCGCCTGGGCCTGTTCCGCGAGGACTTCGCCGGCCGGCTCGCCTGGGGCCACACGGGCTTCTGGAACACCTTCGCCTACCACGTCGAAACCCTCGACCTGACGGTCAGCGGCGCGGTGCTGAACCACCATGCGACGCGGGGAAGGGAGCTGGCGGCGGCGCTGGTCGCGGAGGTCGCGGCCGCATCGGGCGGGGAGAGGCCGGCAGGGAACTAACCCGCGGACGGCGCCCCGGCGGGCTCGTCGTCCACGGCGGCCGGCGCGTGCAGCGCGGCGTGCATCATCTGGCCCGCCGAGATGTCGATCACCGCGTGCAGGACCATGGCCGGCACGAGGCTGCCGCTGAGCAGCGTGACGAGGCCGAAGAGCACGCCGACCAGGCCCGTCTTCAGCACGCCGCCGGCGCCCTGGTAGGCGTGGCCGAGGCCGAAGATCGCCGACGTCACGGCCAGGGCGGGCCAGGGGCCGACGACGGGCGCCGTCACCGCCAGCAGCACGCCGCGGTACATGATCTCCTCGCACACGCCGGCCGTGATCGCCAGCGAGCCGAAGACCCGCAGCTCGCGGGCGTCGCGGGGCGCCAGCGCGATGAGGTCGCCCATGCTGCGGCGCACCTTGGCCAGCCCGCGCGGGTCGGCGATGGCCACGCGCGACTGCCACAGCTGCACGACCACCAGGGCGGCGGTCACGCCCACGGGCAACCACTGCCAGCCGGCGAAGCCGAGGCCCAGGCGCAGCGGGGCGGCGGGCCGGCCGAGAGCCATCCACGCGCCGAGCAGGCCCAGGGCCGAGACCCATTCCAGGACCAGGATCCAGCGGTAGGTGGCGAGGCGGGCGTCGGGGCGCCCGGCGGCGGTCCAGGCCTTGAGGCGGCGGGCGTCCCAGATGCCGACGAGCGGGATCACGACCACGAGGTAGACGAGGACGGCGGCGGCGAAGAGATCGAGCGCGTGCAGGTTCATGGTCCGCGGCTACTGCCGCACGGCCTCCTCGATGAAGACGCTGTTGGGGATGGTGACGAGGCGGCCGTCCTGCTCGATGAGCGCGTGCACGGCCGCGACGCCCGCCAGCACGCCAGTCCGGCCCTGGATCTCGATGGCCTCGCCCGGCGTGAAGATCTTGCGGGCGTAGTACCCCGCCACCAGGTTGCGCGTGATGTCGCGCGAACCGAGGCCGAAGGTCAGGGCCAGGGCCAGGGCGCAGCCAGCGAGCAGCACCAGCACCACGGCCCGGATCACCTCGGTGTCGATCTGCAGCTGCGTGACGGCCATCAGGGCGGCCACGAAGACGATCAGCGCCGACACGATGCGGCCGAGCACCGGCGCGAACTCGACGCCCGAGTCGCGCGCCGAGCGCGTGACGGCGCCGCTGGCGAACTGGGCGATGAGCATGCCGACGA
This sequence is a window from bacterium. Protein-coding genes within it:
- a CDS encoding mechanosensitive ion channel, giving the protein MDNGFSPRTALTSVLDSLTGAFAGFVPKFLTGLGVLLVGWILARIARRAIRTAFAKLRLDDGLERLGLTGTLRRLGLHRTPGELLAGLTYYLILILFVQSAAQSIGLVAVSGAITSFFGYLPNLVAAGLVLVVGMLIAQFASGAVTRSARDSGVEFAPVLGRIVSALIVFVAALMAVTQLQIDTEVIRAVVLVLLAGCALALALTFGLGSRDITRNLVAGYYARKIFTPGEAIEIQGRTGVLAGVAAVHALIEQDGRLVTIPNSVFIEEAVRQ